In Drosophila simulans strain w501 chromosome X, Prin_Dsim_3.1, whole genome shotgun sequence, one DNA window encodes the following:
- the LOC6725065 gene encoding augmin complex subunit dgt4, which yields METPPTPTTTTPPALATEGTMDDIQYLLHLEAMRRFQEDSRNVKRQVEEQVRIWLDAKCEYQRDFGRLARLLKCGALQAAVEAHRVSDVNQVEQAAKDIASLRSKLGSDLRPAILDSNDVKQCLEHLNTTHKPRLNLCRQQREFAQNQEALRSLRTAVDGLENGMEMGMIQAMDRLVEDLLPPRETNN from the coding sequence ATGGAAACTCCACCCACTCCCACCACGACCACACCTCCAGCATTAGCAACTGAGGGCACCATGGACGACATCCAATACCTGCTGCACCTGGAAGCGATGCGCCGTTTTCAGGAAGACAGCCGCAATGTAAAGCGCCAGGTGGAGGAGCAAGTGCGCATTTGGCTGGACGCCAAGTGTGAGTATCAGCGGGACTTTGGGCGGTTGGCGAGGCTCCTGAAGTGCGGAGCCCTGCAGGCGGCCGTGGAAGCCCATCGTGTATCTGATGTGAATCAAGTCGAACAGGCGGCCAAGGATATCGCTAGTCTGCGATCCAAACTGGGCAGTGATCTGCGTCCCGCCATTCTGGACTCCAACGATGTGAAGCAGTGCCTGGAGCATCTGAACACCACCCACAAGCCGCGCCTAAATCTATGCCGGCAGCAACGGGAGTTCGCCCAGAACCAGGAAGCTCTAAGAAGCTTGCGTACCGCCGTCGATGGATTGGAGAATGGTATGGAGATGGGCATGATACAGGCAATGGACCGCCTGGTGGAGGACCTTCTCCCACCGCGAGAAACAAACAACTAG
- the LOC6725063 gene encoding thymosin beta, with product MAAPAPALKDLPKVAENLKSQLEGFNQDKLKNASTQEKIILPTAEDVAAEKTQQSIFEGITAFNQNNLKHTETNEKNPLPDKEAIEQEKEKNQFIAGIENFDAKKLKHTETNEKNVLPTKEVIEAEKQA from the exons ATGGCCGCCCCAGCACCAGCACTCAAGGATCTACCCAAGGTGGCCGAGAACCTGAAAAGCCAGTTGGAGGGATTCAACCAGGACAAACTGAAGAACGCCAGCACCCAGGAGAAGATCATTCTTCCCACCGCCGAAG ATGTGGCTGCCGAGAAGACCCAGCAGTCGATCTTCGAGGGCATCACCGCCTTCAATCAGAACAACTTGAAGCACACGGAGACCAACGAGAAGAACCCGTTGCCCGATAAGGAAG CCATCgagcaggagaaggagaagaatCAGTTCATCGCCGGCATCGAGAACTTTGATGCGAAAAAGTTGAAGCACACCGAGACCAACGAGAAGAACGTGCTGCCCACCAAGGAGGTGATCGAGGCCGAGAAGCAGGCTTAA
- the LOC6725061 gene encoding cap-specific mRNA (nucleoside-2'-O-)-methyltransferase 1, producing MDEPSDDENSEPTPKKIKREWVKSYSNKAMEMMMKMGYENDKGLGKSNQGRLEPIIAVQQDGRRGFGLKLDTVQSSAGQWDPACEVLEIPEPVLWLHNPSSRAEAYTLDQLMGHVVTGEKKVTLDGETRYCDPAILHHILNAKTVFDDLNDNEKRRARSRCNPFETIRSSIFLNRAAVKMANIDSMCDFMFTNPRDPDGQTLVARDELLYFTDMCAGPGGFSEYVLYRKSWEAKGFGFTLRGANDFKLEKFFAASPESFDTFYGVKDDGNIFDESNQDSLNEYIRMHTPQGVHFAMADGGFSVEGQKNIQEILSKQLYLCQFLTALKILRPNGSFVCKLFDLFTPFSVGLVYLMYQCFQQIAIIKPNSSRPANSERYLVCKYKRSDAETAGIIAYLNTINLMLSDESQLDDNDVLEIFNANELAEDEDFLRYIIDSNNAIGKKQIVGLRKIAAFAQNLELKETKQSEVRQECLKRWKLPDKLRQAPENKPTDRLLDELLANWANERSWLSLPATEMRGVASLNSTINNVADWYFVPVGREETNINACSLFLCKSRGNLLRYTEHKKWELVETAFEVQPRSIFFGQIVYEFYGEGRTIQRMAALHIMDGICLGGIDIRRRPYRERMSMCDKFARSLNKPYRKERTFGALRSKPLFRLQDMGSFFANMRHYVLKDNSQRFGIALDDNKFFVPGGIMMFCELTKNYVSAHSRSRGQLYYFNVRNKESYYSDQIPLEKANEIFASFRFSFSCRLLWKWTDLRQVDELATEDNPKILFRSDFVKFIADKLGHS from the exons ATGGACGAACCTTCGGACGATGAGAACTCGGAGCCTACGCCCAAGAAGATCAAGCGGGAATGGGTGAAGAGCTACTCGAACAAGGCCATGgaaatgatgatgaagatgggCTACGAGAATGACAAGGGTTTGGGAAAGAGCAACCAGGGTCGCCTGGAGCCCATCATCGCCGTTCAGCAGGATGGTCGCCGTGGCTTCGGACTCAAACTGGACACTGTCCAGTCGTCGGCTGGCCAGTGGGATCCTGCCTGCGAGGTGCTCGAGATACCCGAACCGGTGCTTTGGCTCCACAATCCTAGCAGCCGTGCGGAGGCATACACTCTTGATCAGCTGATGGGTCATGTGGTCACCGGTGAGAAGAAGGTGACCCTCGACGGGGAGACACGCTACTGCGATCCGGCCATCCTGCATCACATCCTCAATGCCAAAACCGTATTCGATGATCTCAACGACAACGAGAAACGACGGGCAAGATCCCGATGCAATCCGTTCGAGACGATCCGCAGCTCCATCTTTCTCAACCGCGCCGCCGTTAAGATGGCCAACATCGACTCCATGTGCGACTTCATGTTCACCAATCCCCGCGATCCCGATGGCCAGACGCTGGTGGCTCGCGATGAGCTCCTCTATTTCACGGACATGTGTGCAG GTCCTGGCGGCTTCTCCGAGTACGTTCTGTACCGGAAATCGTGGGAGGCCAAAGGATTCGGCTTCACGCTTCGTGGCGCTAACGACTTTAAGCTGGAAAAGTTCTTTGCTGCCTCACCGGAGTCCTTTGACACGTTCTACGGCGTTAAGGACGATGGCAACATTTTCGATGAAAGCAACCAGGATTCGCTGAACGAGTATATCCGCATGCATACGCCCCAGGGCGTTCACTTTGCCATGGCCGACGGTGGCTTTTCAGTGGAAGGTCAGAAGAACATCCAGGAGATCCTGTCCAAGCAACTGTACCTCTGTCAGTTCCTTACCGCCCTGAAGATACTGCGGCCGAACGGCAGCTTCGTTTGCAAGTTGTTCGACCTGTTCACACCGTTCAGTGTGGGCCTGGTCTATCTGATGTACCAGTGCTTCCAACAGATTGCCATCATCAAGCCAAACAGCAGCCGTCCGGCAAATTCGGAGCGTTACCTGGTCTGCAAGTACAAACGTTCGGATGCGGAGACGGCGGGCATCATAGCCTATCTGAACACGATCAACCTGATGCTGTCCGATGAATCGCAACTGGACGATAACGACGTGCTGGAGATCTTTAATGCCAACGAGCTGGCCGAGGACGAGGACTTTTTGCGTTACATTATCGATTCAAATAACGCCATTGGCAAGAAACAGATCGTCGGCCTGCGCAAGATAGCAGCATTCGCCCAGAATCTGGAGCTGAAGGAGACCAAGCAGTCGGAGGTGCGGCAGGAGTGCCTGAAGCGCTGGAAACTTCCGGATAAACTGCGCCAGGCACCGGAGAACAAGCCAACGGACAGGCTGCTCGATGAACTCCTTGCTAATTGGGCGAACGAACGCAGCTGGCTGAGTTTGCCGGCCACCGAAATGAGAGGCGTGGCCAGTCTCAACTCGACCATCAACAACGTTGCGGACTGGTATTTTGTGCCGGTGGGGCGCGAGGAGACGAACATTAATGCATGCAGCCTGTTTTTGTGCAAGTCCCGCGGCAATTTGCTGCGCTACACGGAGCACAAGAAGTGGGAGCTGGTGGAGACCGCCTTCGAGGTGCAGCCGCGCTCGATCTTCTTCGGCCAGATTGTGTACGAGTTCTACGGAGAGGGCAGGACCATTCAGCGAATGGCTGCCCTGCACATTATGGATGGTATCTGCCTGGGCGGCATCGATATCCGTAGACGTCCGTACCGCGAGCGCATGAGCATGTGCGATAAGTTTGCCAGGAGCCTAAACAAGCCGTACCGCAAGGAGCGCACTTTTGGAGCGCTGCGCAGCAAGCCCCTCTTTCGCCTGCAGGATATGGGCAGTTTCTTTGCGAACATGCGCCATTATGTGCTAAAGGACAACTCGCAGAGATTCGGAATTGCGCTGGACGACAACAAGTTCTTTGTGCCCGGCGGCATAATGATGTTCTGCGAGCTGACCAAAAATTACGTGTCCGCCCACTCGCGGTCTCGTGGTCAGCTGTACTACTTTAACGTGAGGAATAAGGAGTCGTACTACAGTGATCAGATACCCTTGGAGAAGGCCAACGAGATCTTCGCCTCGTTCCGGTTTAGCTTCTCGTGCCGCCTGCTCTGGAAGTGGACGGACCTGCGCCAGGTGGATGAGCTGGCCACCGAGGACAATCCAAAGATCCTGTTCCGCAGCGACTTCGTCAAGTTCATTGCGGACAAGCTGGGCCACAGCTAG
- the LOC6725062 gene encoding beta-1,3-galactosyltransferase brn produces the protein MDGRLVFSPHHGHTGGFVFILVAMQSKHRKLLLRCLLVLPLILLVDYCGLLTHLHELDFERHFHYPLDDDTGSVSASSGLDKFAYLRVPSFTAEVTVDQPARLTLLIKSAVGNSRRREAIRRTWGYENRFSDVHLRRVFLLGTAEDSEKDVAWESREHGDILQADFTDAYFNNTLKTMLGMRWASEQFNRSEFYLFVDDDYYVSAKNVLKFLGRGRRSHQPELLFAGHVFQTSPLRHKFSKWYVSLEEYPFDRWPPYVTAGAFMLSQKALRQLYAASVHLPLFRFDDVYLGIVALKAGISLQHCDDFRFHRPSYKGPDSYSSVIASHEFGDPEEMTRVWNECRSANYA, from the coding sequence ATGGATGGGCGTTTGGTATTTTCGCCGCATCACGGTCACACTGGcggatttgtttttattttggtcgCCATGCAAAGTAAACACCGCAAACTGCTGCTGCGCTGCCTCCTGGTGCTGCCCCTCATCCTCCTGGTGGACTACTGCGGCCTGCTGACCCACCTGCACGAGCTGGACTTCGAGCGGCACTTCCACTACCCGCTGGACGATGACACTGGATCTGTGTCCGCATCCTCTGGACTGGACAAGTTCGCCTACCTGCGAGTGCCCTCGTTCACGGCGGAGGTGACGGTTGACCAGCCTGCGCGGCTCACGCTGCTCATCAAGAGCGCCGTGGGCAATTCGCGGCGGCGGGAGGCCATTCGCCGGACTTGGGGCTACGAGAATCGATTCTCAGACGTCCATCTGCGTCGCGTGTTCCTGCTGGGCACGGCCGAGGATAGCGAAAAAGACGTGGCTTGGGAGTCCCGCGAGCATGGCGACATTCTGCAGGCGGACTTCACGGACGCCTACTTCAACAACACGCTGAAAACTATGCTAGGAATGCGCTGGGCTAGCGAGCAGTTCAATCGCAGCGAGTTCTATCTTTTCGTGGACGACGACTACTATGTTTCGGCCAAGAACGTGCTCAAGTTTCTGGGCAGGGGGCGTCGGAGCCACCAGCCGGAGTTGCTGTTCGCCGGGCACGTGTTTCAGACATCGCCGCTCCGCCACAAGTTCAGCAAGTGGTACGTTTCGCTGGAGGAATATCCCTTCGATCGGTGGCCACCGTACGTGACCGCCGGCGCGTTCATGCTGTCGCAGAAGGCACTGCGCCAGTTGTATGCTGCCAGCGTTCACCTGCCGCTCTTCCGGTTCGACGACGTCTACCTGGGCATCGTGGCCTTGAAAGCTGGCATTTCCCTTCAGCACTGCGACGACTTCCGCTTCCATCGGCCGTCGTACAAGGGTCCGGACAGCTATAGTTCGGTGATAGCCTCGCACGAGTTCGGCGATCCCGAGGAGATGACGCGGGTGTGGAACGAGTGCCGATCCGCCAACTACGCGTAG
- the LOC6725066 gene encoding histone acetyltransferase Tip60, translated as MKINHKYEFDDDVASICESTAALTEGCRLPVRMHKTDDWPLAEIVSIKELDGRRQFYVHYVDFNKRLDEWVNEEDLYTRKVQFPRRDGSQTGTSTGVTTPQRHHSLAGSVSRPTSPQHTGSGALAAIPQTPTGASGSVPPPAGIPNSVAPPGTPSSGGELVNGNNLAAALQKRINRKRKNHGGSAHGHHSLTSQQQQSHPHPTTPQTPTATPAHVTGDGLISGAANEDGDGSQDGKTPTPRQSGSMVTHQDDVVTRMKNVEMIELGRHRIKPWYFSPYPQELCQMPCIYICEFCLKYRKSRKCLERHLSKCNLRHPPGNEIYRKHTISFFEIDGRKNKVYAQNLCLLAKLFLDHKTLYYDTDPFLFYVMTEFDSRGFHIVGYFSKEKESTEDYNVACILTMPPYQRKGYGKLLIEFSYELSKFEGKTGSPEKPLSDLGLLSYRSYWAQTILEIFISQNPSTDGEKPTITINDICECTSIKKEDVISTLQNLNLINYYKGQYIVCINRVIIEQHRRAMDKRKIRIDSKCLHWTPKDWSKRSK; from the exons atgaaaattaacCACAAATATGAGTTCGACGACGATGTGGCCTCCATATGCGAGTCAACG GCCGCCCTAACCGAGGGATGTCGTTTGCCCGTCAGGATGCACAAAACGGACGACTGGCCACTGGCGGAGATTGTGAGCATCAAGGAGCTGGATGGGCGCCGGCAGTTTTACGTGCACTATGTGGACT TCAACAAGCGCTTGGACGAGTGGGTCAACGAGGAGGATCTGTACACGCGAAAGGTGCAATTTCCGCGGAGGGACGGCTCTCAAACAGGCACCAGCACTGGAGTGACCACACCCCAGCGCCACCATTCCCTAGCGGGCAGCGTTTCTCGGCCTACATCACCACAACACACTGGTTCGGGGGCTCTGGCAGCCATCCCCCAGACTCCTACTGGTGCATCAGGGAGTGTTCCTCCCCCTGCTGGCATTCCGAACTCTGTGGCTCCACCAGGAACACCCAGCAGTGGGGGAGAGCTTGTGAATGGCAACAATCTGGCCGCAGCCCTTCAGAAACGCATCAATCGCAAGCGAAAAAACCACGGAGGCTCGGCCCATGGACACCACAGTCTGACTagtcaacagcagcagtcacATCCGCATCCTACAACTCCGCAGACACCTACGGCTACGCCCGCGCATGTGACCGGCGACGGTTTGATAAGCGGAGCGGCCAATGAGGATGGTGATGGATCGCAGGATGGCAAGACGCCCACGCCGAGGCAGTCGGGCAGCATGGTTACGCACCAGGACGACGTGGTCACCCGCATGAAGAACGTGGAGATGATCGAGCTGGGCAGACATCGCATTAAGCCCTGGTATTTCTCACCCTATCCGCAAGAGCTGTGTCAAATGCCCTGCATCTACATCTGCGAGTTCTGCCTGAAGTACAGGAAGAGCAGGAAGTGCCTGGAGAGGCACCTGTCCAAATGCAATCTTAGGCATCCGCCGGGGAACGAGATCTATCGCAAGCATACAATTTCCTTCTTTGAAATCGACGGCCGCAAAAACAAGGTGTATGCCCAGAACTTGTGCCTGCTTGCCAAACTCTTTCTCGACCACAAGACACTCTACTATGATACCGATCCGTTTCTCTTCTACGTTATGACAGAGTTCGACTCGCGCGGCTTTCACATAGTAGGGTACTTCTCCAAGGAGAAGGAGAGCACCGAGGACTACAACGTGGCATGCATTCTCACAATGCCTCCGTATCAGCGCAAGGGCTACGGCAAGCTGCTCATTGAGTTCAGCTACGAGTTGTCCAAGTTTGAGGGCAAGACGGGATCGCCGGAGAAACCATTGTCTGATCTGGGTTTGCTGTCCTATCGATCGTACTGGGCGCAAACCATACTGGAGATATTTATCAGCCAAAACCCGAGCACGGACGGCGAGAAGCCCACCATAACTATAAA CGACATCTGCGAATGCACATCCATCAAAAAAGAGGACGTTATCTCAACGCTGCAGAACCTGAACCTAATCAACTACTACAAGGGCCAGTACATCGTGTGCATCAACCGGGTTATCATCGAGCAGCACCGACGAGCAATGGACAAACGCAAGATCCGCATCGACTCAAAATGCCTGCACTGGACACCCAAAGACTGGTCCAAGCGCTCCAAATG a
- the LOC27207124 gene encoding DNA repair protein complementing XP-A cells homolog, whose amino-acid sequence MSAEVSTNEAAPPAEKKSKLTNAQKARIERNQAKAQKLREAKLVSHPFKELASNKEGGIHPEAALSQGSSVIKVQGTKYIDSGGGFLLEQPVLPTAEGPAGLNKSGEEAPPILDDAIAIPVQYEECLECGDVFADSYLFNNFGHSVCDKCRDKDERYALITRTEAKAEYLLKDCDFDKREPKLRYISRKNPHNVRWGEMKLYLHLQIHQRALEVWGSEEELVRQHEAREDKREEGKARKYNKKMKQLRMEVRSSIYTKKTHEVHEHEFGPDTYDEEEDTYTHTCLTCPYSETYEKM is encoded by the exons ATGTCTGCGGAGGTCTCTACCAACGAAGCTGCTCCGCCGGCGGAGAAGAAGTCCAAGCTGACCAATGCCCAAAAGGCGCGGATCGAAAGAAACCAGGCCAAGGCGCAGAAATTGCGGGAGGCCAAGTTGGTTTCGCATCCATTCAAGGAGCTGGCCAG CAACAAGGAGGGCGGCATCCATCCGGAAGCGGCTCTCAGCCAGGGAAGCTCTGTGATCAAGGTGCAGGGCACCAAGTACATAGACTCCGGCGGGGGCTTCCTGCTCGAACAGCCTGTTCTGCCCACGGCCGAGGGACCAGCGGGCCTCAATAAGTCCGGGGAGGAGGCGCCGCCAATTCTGGACGACGCCATTGCCATACCAGTGCAGTACGAGGAGTGCCTGGAGTGCGGTGACGTGTTCGCCGACTCCTATCTGTTCAACAACTTTGGGCATTCGGTGTGCGACAAGTGCCGGGACAAGGATGAGCGCTACGCGCTGATTACCCGCACCGAGGCCAAGGCAGAGTACTTGCTGAAGGACTGCGACTTCGACAAGCGGGAGCCCAAGCTGCGGTACATAAGCCGCAAGAATCCGCACAACGTGCGTTGGGGCGAGATGAagctgtatctgcatctgcagaTCCACCAGCGCGCCCTGGAGGTCTGGGGCAGCGAAGAGGAGCTGGTGCGCCAGCACGAGGCGCGCGAGGACAAGCGGGAGGAGGGCAAGGCGCGCAAGTACAACAAGAAGATGAAGCAGCTGCGCATGGAGGTGCGCAGCAGCATCTACACCAAGAAGACGCACGAAGTTCACGAGCACGAGTTCGGACCGGACACCtacgatgaggaggaggacacTTACACCCACACCTGCCTCACCTGTCCGTACAGCGAGACCTACGAGAAGATGTAG
- the LOC6725064 gene encoding tRNA (cytosine(34)-C(5))-methyltransferase, whose protein sequence is MGRNRKQNVFAARKRQKRENGSNRPDNQALPYEEIKRDNAFFIKYYQLQKICATEEEWTQFLASIRDNLPTTFRVTGFRDEAKALLSIIETQLFTEYVRAVAELHQKAPEDVERPLCLPWYPNGLAYQLHLTRKDIRRSEPLYRLHNFLIVETTAGGISRQEAVSMIPPIVLDVQPTDKVLDMCAAPGSKTAQLIEALHAAPEEHKIPPGFVLANDVDNNRCYMLVHQAKRLNSPCLLVTNHDSSAFPNLLTTKPDGSKAILKFDKILCDVPCSGDGTLRKNPDIWLKWNLAQAYNLHGIQYRIVRRGAEMLEVGGRLVYSTCSLNPIENEAVLQRIIKDADGALELVDAGHLVPGLKYKPGMTDWKLATKEVDQIFTRFEEVPESLHTIIRPGMFPLPADEMAKIGLEKCLRVLPHLQDSGGFFVAVLEKRRQLSFEKNDVVEVVQLNETAKQPAAEPQVDENGKPIEEKSVPWGPQRKKRRLHGYKEDPYVFFGENDPDYEAIKEFYQLDESLSQRCLLTRCITEKKKNIYYCSDPIRDLVLNNENRIKIINTGVKTFVRCENRHTVHPFRLAQEGLQTSNAFMGASRRIQVEREDLVLMLNCTDPTQPPSTHELKKETQERCKELGVGSCILKYVDQRFTLYTVGWRGTSSLRAYVQKDETIHILRLLGADLSKFETNKYEDARVAAAAAADAEAGKSAEAEADSSVDGSATEFTSSGSGAVDVPVAAETTGTPMDTEVVATKS, encoded by the exons ATGGGTCGAAACAGGaagcaaaatgttttcgcTGCTCGCAAACGTCAAAAGCGGGAGAAT GGTTCCAATCGTCCTGATAATCAGGCGCTGCCGTATGAGGAGATCAAAAGGGATAATGCCTTCTTCATCAAGTACTACCAACTGCAGAAGATCTGCGCCACCGAGGAGGAGTGGACGCAGTTCCTTGCGTCCATCAGGGACAACCTGCCCACTACTTTCCGTGTGACAGGCTTTAGGGACGAGGCCAAAGCCCTGCTCTCCATTATTGAGACGCAGCTATTCACCGAGTATGTGAGGGCGGTGGCCGAGCTTCACCAGAAGGCGCCCGAGGATGTGGAACGGCCGCTGTGCCTGCCCTGGTATCCAAACGGGCTGGCTTACCAGCTGCACCTCACCCGCAAGGACATTCGACGCTCGGAGCCGCTCTACCGGCTGCACAACTTCTTAATTGTGGAGACCACGGCGGGCGGCATCAGCAGGCAGGAGGCCGTATCCATGATCCCGCCAATTGTCCTGGATGTGCAACCCACGGACAAAGTTCTGGACATGTGTGCTGCGCCAGGTTCGAAGACAGCCCAGCTCATTGAGGCTCTGCACGCTGCTCCCGAAGAACACAAGATTCCGCCCGGCTTTGTGCTGGCCAACGATGTGGACAACAACCGCTGCTACATGCTGGTTCACCAAGCCAAGCGCCTAAACTCGCCCTGCCTGTTGGTGACCAACCACGACAGCAGTGCCTTTCCCAATCTCCTGACCACGAAGCCGGACGGCTCAAAGGCGATCCTTAAGTTCGATAAGATCCTGTGCGATGTACCTTGCTCCGGCGACGGCACACTGCGCAAGAATCCAGACATTTGGCTTAAGTGGAACCTGGCACAGGCCTACAACCTCCACGGCATTCAATACCGCATCGTACGTCGTGGCGCTGAGATGCTGGAGGTTGGCGGTCGGCTGGTGTACTCCACCTGCTCACTGAATCCCATCGAGAACGAGGCGGTGCTGCAGCGGATCATCAAGGACGCCGACGGTGCATTGGAGCTGGTGGATGCGGGGCACCTGGTGCCAGGTCTTAAGTACAAGCCAGGCATGACCGACTGGAAGCTGGCCACCAAGGAGGTGGACCAGATCTTTACCCGCTTCGAGGAGGTGCCTGAAAGCCTGCATACCATTATACGGCCCGGTATGTTCCCTCTGCCGGCTGACGAGATGGCCAAGATTGGGCTGGAGAAGTGCCTCCGCGTATTGCCGCATCTCCAGGACAGCGGCGGCTTCTTTGTAGCCGTGTTGGAGAAGCGTCGTCAGCTAAGCTTCGAAAAGAACGATGTGGTGGAGGTGGTGCAGCTGAACGAGACGGCCAAGCAGCCTGCAGCTGAGCCGCAAGTGGACGAGAATGGAAAGCCCATCGAGGAGAAGTCCGTTCCGTGGGGACCGCAGCGAAAGAAGCGACGTCTGCATGGCTACAAGGAAGATCCTTATGTCTTCTTCGGCGAAAATGACCCTGACTACGAGGCGATCAAGGAGTTCTACCAGCTGGACGAATCCCTTAGTCAACGATGTCTCCTAACTCGCTGTATCACGGAGAAAAAGAAGAACATCTATTACTGCTCTGACCCCATCCGCGATTTGGTGCTCAACAACGAAAACCGCATCAAGATCATCAACACGGGCGTTAAGACATTCGTGCGCTGCGAGAACCGGCACACGGTGCATCCCTTCCGATTGGCCCAGGAGGGCCTCCAGACCTCCAATGCCTTCATGGGCGCCAGCAGGAGAATCCAGGTGGAGCGGGAGGACCTGGTGTTGATGCTCAATTGCACTGATCCCACGCAGCCGCCGTCGACTCACGAACTAAAGAAAGAAACCCAGGAGCGCTGCAAGGAGTTGG GTGTGGGCAGCTGCATACTTAAGTACGTGGACCAGCGGTTCACGTTGTACACTGTGGGCTGGCGCGGCACCTCCAGTCTGCGCGCCTATGTCCAAAAGGACGAGACCATCCACATTCTCCGCCTGCTGGGCGCTGATCTCAGCAAGTTTGAGACCAATAAGTACGAGGACGCGAGagtggcggctgctgctgcagcggacGCTGAAGCCGGCAAGAGTGCCGAGGCCGAAGCCGATTCCTCCGTCGATGGTTCCGCCACGGAGTTCACATCCTCTGGCAGTGGCGCTGTTGATGTCCCAGTGGCCGCCGAGACAACAGGCACACCTATGGACACCGAAGTGGTGGCCACCAAAAGTTAG
- the LOC27208119 gene encoding LOW QUALITY PROTEIN: uncharacterized protein LOC27208119 (The sequence of the model RefSeq protein was modified relative to this genomic sequence to represent the inferred CDS: substituted 2 bases at 2 genomic stop codons), with the protein MDGQNVDEMNPNPLSRKLKFSGICKLTDEELSHLYKLDELTDEELVSLGLERGSLIDDYRLLHEVSMMRKLENEAAKPPNPPEPPMSASLSEWELHEQLQHMDYIPKKVYKFELLNKLVKVMSIEKESGTIFSEEQLRLDLNYIELNSFFVPPQELLGLRLESFYNYLDNMFVSGDRNKALELVLHGIRRLNRRHNSXHSPGEAQQLPVHYDCNKFQINLRIPKGSQXFQALEQHNLTAHTFKSFKIAGLKFK; encoded by the exons ATGGACGGGCAGAATGTTGATGAAATGAACCCCAATCCGCTGTCGCGAAAACTAAAGTTCTCCGGTATTTGTAAGCTAACCGATGAGGAACTGTCGCATCTCTACAAGCTCGACGAGCTGACAGACGAGGAGCTGGTCTCCTTGGGCCTGGAGAGAGGCTCCCTGATCGATGACTATCGTCTTCTGCACGAGGTTTCGATGATGAGGAAATTGGAGAACGAAGCCGCAAAGCCCCCAAATCCCCCAGAGCCCCCAATGTCTGCAAGCCTCTCCGAGTGGGAGTTGCACGAACAGCTACAGCATATGGATTACATACCCAAGAAGGTATACAAATTTGAGTTGCTTAACAAGTTGGTCAAAGTCATGAGTATCGAGAAGGAGTCTGGGACCATCTTCAGCGAGGAGCAGTTGCGGCTCGACTTGAACTACATTGAGCTGAACAGCTTTTTTGTTCCGCCTCAGGAACTCTTGGGTCTCCGCCTGGAGTCCTTCTACAATTACCTGGACAACATGTTCGTCAGCGGCGATCGCAACAAAGCCCTCGAATTGGTGTTGCATGGCATCCGCCGTTTGAACAGGCGCCACAATTC ttaacaTTCGCCAGGGGAAGCACAACAGCTCCCGGTGCATTATGATTGTAACAAATTTCAGATAAATCTTCGCATTCCCA AAGGCAGTCAATAGTTCCAGGCACTCGAACAGCACAACCTCACTGCTCACAcgtttaaaagttttaaaatagcTGGCTTAAAATTCAAGTAA